The proteins below come from a single Actinomycetota bacterium genomic window:
- a CDS encoding NAD(+) diphosphatase, which yields MVGSCSHGPGRRVGSVTAAPDADRALLTDLTLARGTVDRAAERRTDDSWLTASWADPATRVLLADGGRAPVVTDSGRVALALVPTRGIPASYERHLLGVDAAGTAYWSARPTASAVQAQSAAAALPGPGAVTGTAGDIASDAAGLVPADARWESLRKVGSALDDRDAGLFVTAVALDNWHDVHVRCPRCGAPTEPVHAGWVRRCSADGSDHFPRTDPAVIMLTIDATDRALLGRRATFPGGLFSTLAGFVEPGESAEAAVRREVAEEAGVAVGEVVYLGSQPWPFPCSLMLGYHCVVADGADPASAHARDGELAEVRWFSREELATACASGDVGLPPALSIARRLIERWYGGPLPVIRGWR from the coding sequence ATGGTGGGCTCATGCTCGCACGGGCCCGGCCGTAGGGTCGGCAGCGTGACCGCCGCGCCGGACGCCGACCGCGCCCTGCTCACCGATCTCACCCTGGCCCGTGGCACGGTCGATCGAGCGGCGGAGCGCCGTACCGACGACTCCTGGTTGACCGCCAGCTGGGCCGACCCGGCCACCCGGGTCCTGCTGGCCGACGGCGGTCGCGCCCCGGTGGTTACCGACTCCGGGCGTGTCGCCTTGGCGCTGGTGCCGACTCGGGGGATTCCGGCGTCGTACGAGCGCCACCTGCTCGGCGTGGACGCTGCGGGGACGGCGTACTGGTCGGCCCGCCCGACAGCGTCTGCCGTGCAAGCCCAGTCCGCTGCCGCCGCGTTGCCCGGCCCCGGGGCCGTCACGGGGACCGCGGGCGACATCGCGTCCGACGCCGCAGGGCTGGTGCCGGCAGACGCTCGGTGGGAGTCGCTGCGCAAGGTCGGATCGGCCCTGGACGACCGGGACGCGGGCCTGTTCGTCACCGCCGTGGCGTTGGACAACTGGCACGACGTGCACGTGCGGTGCCCCCGCTGCGGCGCTCCCACCGAGCCGGTGCACGCCGGCTGGGTACGCCGCTGCTCCGCGGACGGTTCCGATCACTTCCCGCGCACCGACCCCGCGGTGATCATGCTGACGATCGACGCCACCGACCGGGCCCTGCTGGGCCGGCGCGCGACCTTCCCCGGCGGGTTGTTCTCCACCCTCGCCGGGTTCGTGGAGCCGGGGGAGTCCGCGGAGGCGGCGGTCCGTCGCGAAGTGGCCGAGGAGGCCGGCGTCGCGGTCGGCGAGGTGGTCTACCTCGGCAGCCAGCCCTGGCCGTTCCCGTGCTCCCTGATGCTGGGCTACCACTGTGTCGTGGCTGACGGCGCGGATCCGGCATCGGCCCACGCGCGCGACGGGGAACTCGCCGAGGTCCGCTGGTTCAGTCGCGAGGAACTGGCAACCGCATGTGCCAGTGGCGATGTCGGCCTACCCCCGGCGCTGTCGATCGCCCGGCGCCTCATCGAACGCTGGTACGGCGGTCCGCTGCCGGTGATCCGCGGCTGGCGCTGA
- a CDS encoding AarF/ABC1/UbiB kinase family protein — MADLPRTALTRGAKIAALPLGMAGRAALGFGKRVVGAPAEAVTAELQQKTAEQMFRVLGELKGGAMKFGQALSVFEAALPEELAGPYREHLTKLQDAAPPMSAQTVHEVLRQELGPRWRDRFAEFDDVPAASASLGQVHRAVARDGREVAVKVQYPGADKALTADLNQVTRMGRVFASWVPGLDIKPLLAEFKQRVIEELDYLKESRSQRAFAVAYEGDPDVVVPHVLAASPYVLVSEWLEGRPLSRLIAEGSQAERDHAGQLYQRFLLSGPARAGLLHADPHPGNYRITPDGRLGVLDFGAVAQLPDGLPPSVGRLLAIALSGDAGTVLAGLRAEGFVKPRIDVDADALLAYLDPFVEPVRHEHFRYSREWLRGQFARINDPRNPDFSIGLKINLPPSYLLIHRVWMGGVGVLCQLEADVPVLAEFQRWVPGFAAEPGQPVTAEPAVTDTDATATDGVPTDPA, encoded by the coding sequence GTGGCCGACCTCCCCCGCACCGCGCTGACCCGCGGCGCGAAGATCGCGGCATTGCCGCTGGGCATGGCCGGCCGGGCGGCCCTCGGCTTCGGCAAGCGGGTGGTCGGCGCGCCGGCCGAGGCGGTGACCGCCGAGCTGCAGCAGAAGACCGCCGAGCAGATGTTCCGCGTCCTCGGTGAACTCAAGGGCGGCGCGATGAAGTTCGGCCAGGCCCTGAGCGTGTTCGAAGCCGCGCTGCCGGAGGAACTCGCCGGCCCGTACCGGGAACACCTGACCAAGCTGCAGGACGCGGCCCCGCCCATGTCGGCGCAGACCGTCCACGAGGTACTGCGACAGGAACTCGGGCCGCGCTGGCGTGACCGGTTCGCCGAGTTCGACGATGTCCCGGCCGCGTCGGCGTCGCTCGGGCAGGTTCACCGGGCTGTCGCGCGGGACGGCCGCGAGGTGGCCGTGAAAGTGCAGTATCCCGGCGCCGACAAGGCGCTGACCGCGGACCTCAACCAGGTCACCCGCATGGGGCGAGTCTTCGCCTCGTGGGTTCCCGGGCTGGACATCAAACCGCTTCTCGCGGAGTTCAAGCAGCGGGTCATCGAGGAGTTGGACTACCTCAAGGAATCCCGCTCGCAGCGGGCCTTCGCCGTGGCGTACGAGGGCGACCCCGACGTCGTCGTACCCCACGTGCTGGCGGCGTCGCCGTACGTCCTGGTCTCGGAGTGGCTCGAGGGACGGCCGCTGTCCCGGCTGATCGCCGAGGGCAGCCAGGCCGAGCGGGACCACGCCGGCCAGCTGTACCAGCGCTTCCTGCTGTCCGGTCCGGCCCGCGCCGGGCTGCTGCACGCCGACCCGCACCCGGGCAACTACCGGATCACGCCGGACGGCCGGCTCGGCGTACTGGACTTCGGGGCGGTCGCGCAACTGCCCGACGGGCTGCCGCCGTCGGTCGGGCGACTGCTGGCCATCGCGCTGTCCGGCGACGCCGGCACCGTGCTTGCGGGGCTACGGGCGGAGGGTTTCGTCAAACCACGTATCGACGTGGACGCCGATGCCCTGCTGGCCTATCTCGACCCATTCGTCGAACCGGTGCGCCACGAGCATTTCCGCTACTCCCGCGAATGGCTGCGCGGACAGTTCGCCCGCATCAACGATCCGCGTAATCCCGATTTCAGTATCGGGCTGAAGATCAACCTGCCCCCTTCGTACCTGCTCATTCACCGGGTCTGGATGGGCGGCGTCGGCGTGCTGTGCCAGCTGGAGGCCGACGTCCCGGTCCTCGCCGAGTTCCAGCGGTGGGTGCCGGGCTTCGCCGCCGAACCGGGGCAACCGGTGACTGCCGAACCGGCGGTCACCGACACCGACGCAACGGCCACCGACGGCGTGCCGACCGACCCGGCGTAA
- a CDS encoding zinc-dependent metalloprotease: MSDRPPFGFSGPDDPDDEGRPQGGGGPADPLGFLANLTGGGGGQFDMGQLGAALQQLGRMLQTGGEGPVNWEMAHDVARQELASQGDPVVGGADRRAAEEAVRLADLWLDQATSFPATGHDAAVWSRSQWLEATLPAWRRIVEPVAEHVQTAMGSVLPSAGEGLPPGVPPEFAAMAGPLLGMARQMGSAMFGMQLGQGLASLAGEVVGAADIGIPLTADGRPVLLPRNVEAFGAGLGIPADEVRLYLALRETAHQRLFTHVPWLRSRLEAAVEAYARGIHVDTARIEEAVRDLDPSNPAALQEVLGSGVFEPEDSPEQLAALARLETLLALVEGWVDQVVDAAVDGRLPSADRLRETVRRRRAAGGPAEKTFATLVGLELRPRRWREAATVWAELLQARGVAGRDAVWEHPDLVPTADDLDDPTGYLRRSAPLDLGELEGLPAVAEGEADAAEPRGDDAAEPGGGEDPGTDPGR; the protein is encoded by the coding sequence ATGAGTGACCGGCCGCCGTTCGGCTTCAGTGGCCCCGACGATCCGGACGACGAGGGCCGTCCCCAGGGTGGTGGCGGCCCGGCGGATCCGTTGGGATTCCTGGCGAATCTGACCGGTGGCGGTGGCGGACAGTTCGACATGGGCCAACTCGGCGCCGCCCTGCAACAACTCGGCCGGATGCTGCAGACCGGCGGCGAGGGGCCGGTCAACTGGGAGATGGCCCACGACGTCGCCCGGCAGGAGCTGGCGAGCCAGGGTGATCCGGTCGTCGGCGGCGCTGACCGGCGCGCGGCCGAGGAAGCGGTCCGGCTCGCCGACTTGTGGCTGGACCAGGCCACATCCTTCCCGGCGACCGGGCACGACGCGGCGGTGTGGAGTCGCAGCCAATGGCTGGAAGCGACGTTGCCGGCGTGGCGACGCATCGTCGAGCCCGTCGCCGAACATGTCCAGACCGCAATGGGGTCGGTACTGCCCTCGGCCGGCGAGGGCCTGCCACCCGGTGTCCCGCCGGAGTTCGCCGCGATGGCCGGCCCGCTGCTGGGGATGGCACGTCAGATGGGCTCGGCGATGTTCGGGATGCAACTGGGCCAAGGACTGGCCAGCCTCGCCGGTGAAGTCGTCGGCGCCGCGGACATCGGCATACCCCTGACTGCGGATGGCCGCCCGGTCCTGTTGCCGCGCAACGTCGAAGCCTTCGGAGCCGGCCTCGGCATACCGGCCGACGAGGTACGGCTCTACCTCGCGTTGCGGGAGACCGCGCACCAGCGCCTGTTCACCCACGTGCCGTGGCTGCGCAGCCGGCTCGAGGCGGCCGTCGAGGCGTACGCGCGTGGCATCCACGTCGACACCGCCCGCATCGAGGAGGCCGTACGAGACCTCGACCCGAGCAATCCCGCTGCGCTGCAGGAGGTTCTGGGTTCCGGGGTATTCGAGCCTGAGGACAGTCCGGAACAGCTGGCCGCGCTGGCCCGGCTGGAAACCCTGCTCGCTCTGGTCGAGGGATGGGTGGACCAGGTCGTCGACGCAGCCGTCGACGGCCGGCTACCGAGTGCGGATCGGTTGCGCGAGACCGTACGTCGGCGCCGCGCCGCCGGCGGTCCGGCGGAGAAGACGTTTGCGACCCTGGTGGGGCTGGAACTGCGGCCGCGCCGGTGGCGGGAGGCCGCGACCGTGTGGGCCGAACTGCTGCAGGCACGCGGCGTCGCCGGCCGCGACGCGGTGTGGGAGCACCCCGATCTCGTCCCAACCGCTGACGACCTCGACGACCCCACCGGCTACCTCCGCCGTTCTGCACCGCTGGATCTCGGTGAGCTCGAAGGACTGCCGGCCGTCGCCGAAGGTGAAGCCGACGCGGCCGAGCCCCGCGGGGACGATGCGGCTGAACCCGGCGGCGGCGAGGACCCCGGAACCGACCCCGGCCGGTGA
- a CDS encoding WhiB family transcriptional regulator, producing the protein MTTLTVTRPGTARAPGRVGRTPRVPDRAPTPPARTPAPAPGSAPTPVPVSLPTAAPERTPLTAPAVEQSRLPAPATSTALSLTGLPLTGLPCHQGDPDLWFSEDVDQIAAAQRLCEDCAFRSACLAGAVARAEPWGVWGGELFDGGTIVAQKRAKGRPRKDAVATEQAAQAALLARLTELGLTELLDSPRDDDGAAA; encoded by the coding sequence ATGACGACACTGACCGTGACCCGACCCGGGACAGCCCGGGCACCAGGCCGCGTCGGCCGGACACCCCGTGTGCCGGACCGGGCACCCACGCCACCCGCACGGACTCCGGCACCGGCCCCGGGATCCGCACCGACTCCGGTACCGGTGTCCCTGCCGACTGCCGCGCCGGAGCGGACCCCGCTGACCGCGCCGGCGGTCGAGCAGTCCCGCCTGCCGGCGCCCGCCACGTCGACGGCCCTGTCGTTGACGGGTCTGCCGCTGACGGGTTTGCCCTGTCACCAGGGCGACCCGGACCTGTGGTTCTCCGAGGACGTCGACCAGATCGCGGCCGCGCAGCGGTTGTGTGAGGACTGCGCCTTCCGGAGCGCCTGCCTTGCCGGAGCCGTGGCGCGCGCCGAGCCCTGGGGCGTCTGGGGTGGCGAGCTGTTCGACGGCGGCACCATCGTGGCGCAGAAGCGGGCAAAGGGCCGTCCCCGCAAGGACGCCGTGGCGACCGAACAGGCGGCGCAGGCGGCGTTGCTGGCCCGGTTGACAGAACTCGGCCTGACCGAACTGCTCGACTCGCCTCGTGACGACGACGGGGCAGCAGCGTGA
- a CDS encoding M48 family peptidase codes for MDRSWAPAGVEIRRSQRRRRSVSATREDGRTVVVVPARMPERDVRRYVEELVARLDRRSARAARGDGELAARAAVLAKRYLPEAPRPASVRWVSTMHRRWGSCTPLDATIRLSDRLQPMPEYVVDYVLLHELAHLVEPGHGAAFQSLVSRFPGTERARAFLDGVAHADAHGRRPASADDAAGVTGDARDRSGPRADPQLSGRAASRPPAATSDRWDALGLWEIGTAP; via the coding sequence ATGGACCGGTCCTGGGCCCCCGCGGGCGTCGAGATCCGCCGCAGCCAGCGGCGACGCCGCTCGGTGAGTGCCACTCGTGAGGATGGACGCACCGTCGTCGTGGTCCCGGCGCGGATGCCGGAGCGTGACGTCCGGCGGTACGTCGAGGAACTTGTCGCGCGGCTCGACCGGCGTAGCGCCCGCGCCGCTCGTGGTGACGGCGAACTCGCGGCCCGAGCGGCCGTCCTCGCCAAGCGCTACTTGCCCGAAGCGCCCCGGCCCGCGTCGGTGCGGTGGGTGTCGACCATGCACCGCCGCTGGGGTTCGTGCACGCCGCTGGACGCCACGATTCGGCTCTCCGATCGCCTTCAACCCATGCCGGAGTACGTCGTCGACTACGTCCTGCTGCACGAGCTCGCCCACCTGGTGGAGCCCGGTCATGGCGCGGCCTTCCAGTCCCTGGTGTCCCGTTTCCCTGGCACGGAGCGCGCCCGCGCCTTCCTCGACGGCGTCGCGCACGCGGACGCCCACGGCCGCCGTCCGGCTTCTGCTGACGACGCCGCTGGGGTGACCGGCGACGCGCGTGACAGGAGCGGCCCGCGTGCGGATCCGCAGCTGTCCGGTCGTGCGGCGTCTCGTCCTCCCGCAGCGACCTCAGACCGTTGGGATGCCTTGGGGCTGTGGGAGATCGGGACAGCGCCGTAG
- a CDS encoding PDZ domain-containing protein, translating into MLAAVLLAVASRLPVPYVRLAPGPVFNTLASYGGHDVIQISGATTYPTTGALDMLTVSELGGPRSDLSLGVAVWAAFTGDQAVVPQELLYPPDATGDQVDQANAQAFRSSQQDAVTAAARQLGVPLTPSAVVSSVVDGGPAAGKLRPGDVVVSIDGSPVHTGEDVGRLIRAKPVGTDLSFAVRRDDADTNVTVTSGPSPRDPAVPYVGISVATVENPPFSVTITLDDVGGPSAGLMFALGIVDKLTVDQLTGGRVVAGTGTIDADGAVGAVGGIRQKAAAAAGAGAQLFLMPQSLCSELAGHVPDGLQVTPVATLDGAVKAIDQWRAGAAIPACS; encoded by the coding sequence GTGCTGGCCGCGGTCTTGCTTGCGGTGGCCAGCCGGTTGCCGGTGCCCTACGTGCGGCTCGCCCCGGGGCCAGTGTTCAACACCCTGGCGTCGTACGGCGGCCACGACGTCATCCAGATCAGCGGCGCGACGACGTACCCCACCACCGGCGCCCTCGACATGCTCACGGTGTCCGAACTGGGCGGACCCCGCAGCGACCTGTCGCTCGGCGTGGCGGTGTGGGCCGCGTTCACCGGTGACCAGGCCGTGGTGCCGCAGGAACTGCTCTACCCGCCTGACGCCACCGGGGATCAGGTGGACCAGGCCAACGCCCAGGCGTTCCGCAGCTCGCAGCAGGACGCGGTCACGGCGGCCGCCCGGCAGCTGGGCGTCCCGCTGACCCCGTCGGCGGTGGTGTCCAGCGTCGTCGACGGCGGCCCGGCCGCCGGCAAGCTGCGGCCCGGCGACGTCGTCGTCTCGATCGACGGTTCGCCGGTCCACACCGGTGAGGACGTCGGGCGGTTGATCCGGGCGAAGCCCGTCGGCACCGACCTGAGTTTCGCCGTACGGCGGGACGACGCCGACACCAACGTCACGGTGACCAGCGGCCCGTCGCCACGCGACCCGGCCGTGCCGTACGTGGGGATCTCGGTGGCCACCGTGGAGAATCCGCCGTTCTCCGTGACGATCACGCTGGACGATGTCGGTGGGCCGAGCGCGGGCCTGATGTTCGCCCTCGGCATCGTGGACAAGCTGACCGTCGACCAGCTCACCGGCGGCCGGGTCGTGGCCGGCACCGGGACGATCGATGCGGACGGCGCGGTCGGTGCCGTCGGTGGGATCCGGCAGAAGGCCGCCGCAGCCGCCGGTGCCGGCGCGCAGCTCTTCCTCATGCCGCAGAGCCTGTGTAGCGAACTGGCCGGTCACGTCCCCGACGGGCTGCAGGTCACTCCGGTGGCGACGTTGGACGGCGCGGTGAAGGCGATCGACCAGTGGCGTGCCGGGGCCGCGATCCCGGCGTGCTCGTAG
- a CDS encoding molybdenum cofactor biosynthesis protein MoaE has translation MGEVRLVAIRDTPLQVDEVLAAVADSRAGGVAVFVGTVRDHDEGIGVAALDYRAHPSAADVLGAVAAEVADEPEVVAVAAVHRTGDLAIGDAAVVVAVACAHRGDAFAACRRLIDELKNRVPIWKNQHHTDGSSHWVGSP, from the coding sequence GTGGGTGAGGTCCGGCTGGTCGCGATCCGCGATACGCCGCTGCAGGTCGACGAGGTCCTGGCCGCGGTCGCCGATTCGCGTGCCGGCGGCGTCGCCGTCTTCGTCGGGACGGTGCGCGACCACGACGAGGGCATCGGCGTCGCGGCCCTGGACTATCGGGCTCATCCCAGTGCGGCCGACGTCCTCGGGGCCGTGGCCGCCGAGGTCGCCGATGAACCCGAGGTCGTCGCCGTTGCGGCCGTGCACCGCACCGGCGACCTCGCCATCGGCGACGCTGCGGTCGTGGTCGCCGTCGCATGCGCGCATCGCGGTGACGCCTTCGCCGCGTGCCGGCGGCTGATCGACGAGCTCAAGAACCGGGTGCCGATCTGGAAGAACCAGCACCACACCGACGGCTCGTCCCACTGGGTCGGCAGCCCCTAA
- a CDS encoding ATP-dependent DNA helicase UvrD2 yields the protein MSAGPGVAGGPDSAEVVLAGLDPEQRAVATALHGPVVVLAGAGTGKTRAITHRIAYAVRTGAHDPRRSLAVTFTARAAGEMRERLRALGASGVQARTFHAAALRQLRYFWPRAVGGPFPELMASKARLVAEAASRTRVATDPATVRDLAAEIEWAKVSQCLPEAYPAAAGRAGRDGPAGVSPELVGRVYATYDELRSARGRLDFEDVLLLTVGILQSRPDIADEVRAQYRWFTVDEYQDVNPLQQRLLELWCGEHPDVCVVGDAAQTIYTFTGATPAYLLDFRSRHPDATEVRLVRSYRCSPQVVTLANKVLGSASGPTARLRLQLISQQPPAAEPTVTSYDDETAEAEGVASSVAALVAGGTAPRDIAVLFRVNAQSEVFEAALADAGVPCVVRGAERFFERPEVREAVTRIRGQARATPAGGGGGVVEDVVAVLAAMGWDPAPPRGTGATRERWESLAALVTLAGDLVAAGTADDLPGLVDELDRRAEVQHAPVHDGVTLASLHSAKGLEWEAVFIVGAVEGMLPIVHADTPERVEEERRLFYVGVTRARSGLHVSWARARQPGGRQGRHRSRFLDDALGAEPIRGGHGALVRPGRGTARAERRRRGPAPCRVCGKALVTGQERALGRCVTCESPYDEDLLARLKDWRLQEARRRAVPAYVVFTDATLLAVAETRPAGAADLAAITGVGPGKQQRYGDCLLALVAGEPVPEPADPDAAG from the coding sequence CTGTCCGCCGGGCCCGGCGTGGCCGGCGGTCCGGATTCCGCCGAGGTCGTACTCGCCGGGCTCGACCCGGAGCAGCGCGCGGTGGCGACCGCGCTGCACGGTCCGGTGGTGGTGCTCGCCGGTGCCGGGACGGGCAAGACCCGGGCGATCACGCACCGGATCGCGTACGCCGTCCGCACCGGCGCCCACGACCCCCGCCGCAGCCTCGCGGTGACGTTCACCGCCCGGGCCGCCGGCGAGATGCGGGAACGGTTGCGCGCGCTCGGGGCGTCCGGCGTACAGGCCCGGACGTTCCACGCGGCCGCGCTTCGCCAGTTGCGGTACTTCTGGCCCCGCGCGGTGGGCGGCCCGTTCCCGGAGCTGATGGCGAGCAAAGCCCGGCTGGTAGCCGAGGCGGCCTCCCGGACCCGGGTCGCGACCGATCCGGCGACCGTGCGGGACCTGGCCGCCGAGATCGAATGGGCGAAGGTGAGCCAGTGCCTGCCGGAGGCCTACCCGGCCGCCGCCGGCCGCGCCGGGCGCGACGGTCCGGCGGGGGTGAGCCCGGAGCTGGTCGGGAGGGTCTACGCGACGTACGACGAACTCCGGTCGGCACGCGGCCGGCTGGACTTCGAGGACGTCCTGCTGCTGACCGTGGGAATCCTGCAGTCCCGGCCGGACATCGCCGACGAGGTCCGCGCGCAGTACCGGTGGTTCACCGTCGACGAGTACCAGGACGTCAACCCGTTGCAGCAGCGGCTGTTGGAGTTGTGGTGCGGCGAACACCCGGACGTGTGCGTGGTCGGCGACGCCGCGCAGACGATCTACACGTTCACCGGCGCGACCCCGGCGTACCTGCTGGACTTCCGGAGCCGGCACCCGGATGCGACGGAGGTCCGGCTGGTCCGGTCGTACCGTTGCTCGCCCCAGGTGGTCACGCTGGCCAACAAGGTCCTCGGCTCCGCCAGCGGTCCGACGGCCCGGCTGCGGTTGCAGTTGATCTCCCAGCAGCCCCCGGCGGCCGAGCCCACGGTCACCTCGTACGACGACGAGACCGCGGAGGCCGAGGGCGTCGCCAGCAGCGTCGCCGCCCTGGTGGCCGGCGGTACGGCGCCGCGTGACATCGCCGTGCTGTTTCGCGTCAACGCGCAGTCCGAGGTCTTCGAGGCCGCGCTGGCCGATGCCGGGGTGCCGTGCGTGGTCCGCGGCGCCGAGCGTTTCTTCGAGCGGCCGGAAGTGCGCGAGGCGGTCACCCGGATCCGCGGCCAGGCCCGCGCGACGCCGGCCGGTGGCGGTGGCGGTGTCGTCGAGGATGTCGTGGCCGTGCTGGCGGCCATGGGGTGGGATCCCGCGCCGCCCCGTGGGACCGGCGCGACCCGGGAACGATGGGAGTCGTTGGCTGCGCTGGTCACGCTGGCCGGCGACCTGGTCGCGGCCGGCACCGCCGACGACCTGCCCGGCCTGGTCGACGAACTGGACCGGCGGGCCGAGGTGCAGCACGCGCCGGTGCACGACGGCGTCACGCTGGCGTCGCTGCATTCGGCGAAAGGCCTGGAGTGGGAGGCGGTGTTCATCGTCGGCGCGGTCGAGGGGATGCTGCCGATCGTCCACGCCGACACCCCCGAGCGGGTCGAGGAGGAACGCCGGCTGTTCTACGTCGGCGTCACCCGCGCCCGGTCCGGCCTGCACGTGTCCTGGGCCCGGGCCCGGCAGCCCGGCGGCCGACAGGGCCGGCACCGCAGCCGCTTCCTCGACGACGCGCTCGGCGCCGAACCGATCCGCGGCGGTCACGGCGCGCTGGTCCGACCCGGTCGCGGGACGGCACGGGCCGAACGCCGGCGCCGCGGTCCGGCGCCGTGCCGCGTATGTGGCAAGGCGCTGGTCACCGGACAGGAGCGCGCGCTGGGCCGCTGCGTGACCTGCGAGTCGCCGTACGACGAGGACCTGCTCGCTCGGCTGAAGGACTGGCGGCTGCAGGAGGCGCGACGGCGGGCGGTGCCGGCGTACGTCGTGTTCACCGACGCGACCCTGCTGGCGGTCGCCGAGACGCGGCCGGCCGGTGCGGCCGACCTGGCCGCTATCACGGGGGTCGGGCCGGGCAAGCAGCAGCGGTACGGCGACTGCCTGCTGGCGCTCGTGGCCGGCGAGCCGGTGCCCGAACCGGCAGACCCGGATGCCGCCGGTTGA
- a CDS encoding Gfo/Idh/MocA family oxidoreductase — MTRMSATPPLRWGILGTGQIAKKFVADLAFLPEGEVVAVGSRSADTGQEFARQFGIARSYDSYEALVADPDVEAVYVATPHPWHRDHALLAIAAGKALLIEKPFTLNASQAQEIVDAARVAGTFVMEAMWSRFLPHMVRLRQLLADGAIGDVRNVTVEHSIGFGVSAGHRILDLGVGGGALLDLGIYTVSFASMILGEPTSVTAVSNLGPTGVDSQTALVLTHTGGRLSTLLTSLEATGANRAAVMGTGGRIELDPSFNLAGGLTLVSRQPDSVKVFRDGEVSRYDEPHEGDGLRHQAGEVARCVRAGLTESPILPLAETVSILRTTDEARRQIGLRYPTE; from the coding sequence ATGACGCGCATGTCAGCCACGCCGCCCCTGCGCTGGGGAATCCTCGGGACCGGTCAGATCGCCAAGAAGTTCGTCGCGGACCTGGCGTTCTTGCCTGAGGGCGAGGTGGTTGCGGTCGGTTCCCGATCAGCTGACACCGGGCAGGAGTTCGCGCGCCAGTTCGGCATCGCGCGGTCGTACGACAGTTACGAGGCGCTGGTCGCCGATCCCGATGTGGAGGCCGTGTACGTCGCCACGCCGCACCCGTGGCACCGCGACCATGCGCTGCTGGCCATCGCAGCCGGCAAAGCGCTGCTGATCGAGAAGCCGTTCACCCTCAACGCTTCCCAGGCGCAGGAGATTGTCGACGCCGCGCGGGTGGCGGGCACCTTCGTCATGGAGGCGATGTGGAGCCGGTTCCTGCCCCACATGGTGCGGTTGCGGCAGTTGCTGGCCGACGGCGCGATCGGCGACGTGCGTAACGTCACCGTCGAACACAGCATCGGTTTCGGGGTTTCCGCCGGGCATCGGATCCTGGACCTGGGTGTCGGCGGTGGTGCCCTGCTCGACCTCGGCATCTACACCGTGTCCTTCGCCTCGATGATTCTGGGCGAACCGACGTCGGTGACCGCGGTGTCGAACCTGGGCCCGACCGGGGTCGACTCGCAGACCGCCCTCGTGCTGACTCACACCGGTGGCCGGCTGTCCACCCTGTTGACGTCGCTGGAGGCCACCGGCGCCAACCGCGCTGCGGTCATGGGGACCGGCGGCCGGATCGAGTTGGATCCCTCGTTCAACCTCGCCGGTGGCCTCACCCTGGTGTCGCGCCAGCCGGATTCGGTGAAGGTCTTCCGCGACGGGGAAGTGTCCCGGTACGACGAGCCGCATGAAGGCGACGGCCTGCGCCACCAGGCCGGCGAGGTCGCCCGCTGCGTGCGGGCCGGCCTGACCGAGAGTCCGATCCTGCCGTTGGCGGAGACGGTGTCGATCTTGCGCACCACGGACGAGGCGAGGCGTCAGATCGGCCTGCGGTACCCGACGGAGTGA
- a CDS encoding mycoredoxin, protein MQVIMYSTPWCGYCHRLKAQLTRVGIGYREINIEKDPAAARFVEKVNGGNQTVPTVVFPDSSALTNPSLDQVQAKIAALA, encoded by the coding sequence ATGCAGGTGATCATGTACTCGACGCCGTGGTGCGGCTACTGCCACCGGCTGAAGGCGCAGTTGACGCGGGTCGGCATCGGCTATCGCGAGATCAACATCGAGAAGGACCCCGCCGCGGCCCGCTTCGTCGAGAAGGTCAACGGCGGCAACCAGACCGTGCCCACGGTCGTCTTCCCCGACTCCTCGGCGCTGACCAACCCGTCCCTCGACCAGGTTCAGGCGAAGATCGCGGCGCTGGCCTGA
- a CDS encoding NUDIX domain-containing protein has protein sequence MARWHTADPAQSRLRSDFVDFLDAHQDGLQRECLAGHLTASVLVADSTVESVLLTLHPKVGRWLQLGGHIEPGDVDLRAAAAREALEESGIDGLTLSAEPLHLDRHRVRCRPDVVLDHWDVQYVALAPAGARAVRSAESTELAWFTWNQLPERTDDAVRALVAAARSLRPGP, from the coding sequence CTGGCTCGGTGGCACACGGCCGACCCGGCGCAGTCCCGGCTACGGTCGGACTTCGTCGATTTCCTCGACGCCCATCAGGACGGCCTGCAGCGTGAGTGCCTGGCCGGGCACCTCACCGCGAGCGTGCTGGTCGCCGACAGCACTGTCGAATCCGTCCTGCTCACCTTGCATCCCAAGGTGGGCCGCTGGCTGCAGCTGGGCGGCCATATCGAGCCCGGTGACGTCGACCTGCGAGCGGCGGCCGCTCGTGAAGCGTTGGAGGAGAGTGGAATCGACGGCCTGACGCTATCGGCCGAGCCACTGCACCTGGACCGCCACCGAGTCCGCTGCCGACCCGACGTCGTCCTGGACCATTGGGACGTCCAGTACGTCGCGCTTGCCCCGGCGGGCGCGCGGGCGGTTCGCAGCGCCGAGTCCACGGAACTCGCCTGGTTCACCTGGAATCAGCTCCCGGAACGGACCGACGACGCCGTGCGCGCGCTGGTCGCGGCGGCGCGCAGCCTGCGGCCGGGTCCCTAA